In a genomic window of Lycium ferocissimum isolate CSIRO_LF1 chromosome 9, AGI_CSIRO_Lferr_CH_V1, whole genome shotgun sequence:
- the LOC132029511 gene encoding uncharacterized protein LOC132029511 isoform X2 — MGKTTSRGDAATRAERKFEKKLEFYAKVRQTVTSLGAQKAIAKKKVRSRQKKLKAYDLSTLTEFLPELNASQQQKPVEFKLKSKTRKNLVLKEGNQLRAVINHPAFQSDPLGAIHQHLQSTQPTVDEKPKRRENKNENRKGKKKSKVPAGLQSMEM; from the exons ATGGGGAAGACAACCTCACG CGGAGATGCTGCCACTCGAGCTGAACGTAAATTCGAAAAGAAGCTGGAATTCTATGCTA AGGTTAGACAGACAGTTACTTCGTTAGGTGCGCAGAAGGCTATTGCTAAG AAGAAAGTAAGAAGCAGGCAAAAGAAATTGAAGGCTTATGATCTTTCTACACTTACGGAGTTTCTCCCCGAGTTGAATGCCTCTCAGCAACAAAAACCTGTAGAGTTCAAGTTGAAAAGTAAAACTAGGAAAAATTTAGT GTTGAAGGAAGGTAATCAGTTACGAGCAGTTATTAATCATCCTGCTTTCCAGTCAGATCCATTAGGTGCCATTCATCAACATCTGCAAAGCACACAGCCTACCGTGGATGAAAAGccaaaaagaagggaaaataaaaatgaaaatagaaaaggaaaaaagaagtcTAAAGTCCCAGCCGGGCTACAGTCAATGGAGATGTAA
- the LOC132029511 gene encoding uncharacterized protein LOC132029511 isoform X1, with product MGKTTSRGDAATRAERKFEKKLEFYAKVRQTVTSLGAQKAIAKKKKVRSRQKKLKAYDLSTLTEFLPELNASQQQKPVEFKLKSKTRKNLVLKEGNQLRAVINHPAFQSDPLGAIHQHLQSTQPTVDEKPKRRENKNENRKGKKKSKVPAGLQSMEM from the exons ATGGGGAAGACAACCTCACG CGGAGATGCTGCCACTCGAGCTGAACGTAAATTCGAAAAGAAGCTGGAATTCTATGCTA AGGTTAGACAGACAGTTACTTCGTTAGGTGCGCAGAAGGCTATTGCTAAG AAGAAGAAAGTAAGAAGCAGGCAAAAGAAATTGAAGGCTTATGATCTTTCTACACTTACGGAGTTTCTCCCCGAGTTGAATGCCTCTCAGCAACAAAAACCTGTAGAGTTCAAGTTGAAAAGTAAAACTAGGAAAAATTTAGT GTTGAAGGAAGGTAATCAGTTACGAGCAGTTATTAATCATCCTGCTTTCCAGTCAGATCCATTAGGTGCCATTCATCAACATCTGCAAAGCACACAGCCTACCGTGGATGAAAAGccaaaaagaagggaaaataaaaatgaaaatagaaaaggaaaaaagaagtcTAAAGTCCCAGCCGGGCTACAGTCAATGGAGATGTAA